The nucleotide sequence CGCCTGACTTCCGCGACGTTCTTCGTCGGCCTTCAGGATATCTTCCAGTACTGCTTCGGCATTAATTCCACGTTTGCTAAGCGCTTTTAAATAAGCTTCTTTGTTTTCACGTATCTCGTGTACTTGTAACATGCGAATGGCTTTTAAGGCAGCAAATTTACGTAAAAAGCTGTTTTTATAGGTGGTTTACTAAGCTTCTTTTTTTATCGATAGATCAGATTAGCAAAAAAGAAATTGAACAGATTATTTTGCCTTGTTCTCTTCTTTTTTCTGATAATCCTTTGGGGAAGGCATGATCCAGTCATGGTGTTTAAAATGTTGCCACTTTTCGGCAGCAAGGTCCACCTTCGGGTCGATGTATTGGAAATAGGGACCACCGTTAACTCTAACTTTAGAATCTACATAAACTTCAACATCCCGGCCTTCTTTGGCTTCGGCTTGTTTTATGCGCTGGGCCAGTTGCCACAACATATCGGGTTTATTCTTGACTCCTCGTCGCTGTTTGGCGGTCAATAATTTGTTATGATCGTAACGAGTTCGCTTTTGGGTCGCTTTATCGACCACCCAATAGGTTGCAATTCCACTTTTTGCTCGCAGCATCATTCGCCAGCTTAATCGATGCCCTTCTTCAGTCCATAATACATCGTCCTGAAAAAACCAATGTCGGAGCGGAAGTGCGATCTGAACGATAAAATAAACCGAAAAGATCGCGATCAAAGCATTTCTATAGTTGGGAACGATGATTTCTCCGGCTGTGTACAAAGTTTTCTTCGGAAGAAAACGCTTCTGAAGCAATTGAGGAGAGAAAAAGAACAGGGCAAAGGCAATGGACATATACGGAAAGATCCCAATTTGAAACACCACTGAATTAAATAAATGAAAAAAGATAGATACAATAAATCCAATGAGTCGGGTTCGTTTCCACAGCATCAATGGTACAATGAGCAGATCGAACAACAAGCCAACATAGGCAATGCACCAGTGTACCCAGTTTAACTGTAGAAATTCTCCTATAAGCCAATAATCGCTTTTTCCACGCATAAACAATTCGGCAACCGAAGCATTAAGCCAATCGGGGTAAATTTTAGCTACAGAAGCATAGGTATACACGATCCAGACCTGAAGGATCAAAACCAACAATACCCAGCGGGGCATAGAGGGCGATTTTATGTTAGAATTCCGTAAGGCGTCCAGGGAAAACCAGCGGTGTGCCGGAAGAAATACCATGAGCCAGCATAACAGCATCATGAGATAATAGTGGTTGTTGTAGGAGGTTTTCTGCATGAGATAGACACAGGTCCACATAAGTGCATAACACGCCATGCTAAATCGATAGCGATAGCCCAGCATCACAAAGACACCAAACAATCCCATGAGGGCAAAATACCAGTACATCCCGCTGCCCGGCAGGGGTTGTAAAAAATCAAATCCTATAAAGTTGAATGTAAATTGTGGTTCTACAAGCGTGCGTCTTACCCAGCCTGTGGCGATTGCTCCAAACCCCTCGATAGCGATTAGTGCGCCAAACGCGATCCGAAACAAAACCAGACCTGTATTGTCTATATGTTTAAATAGAAATTTATTCAAGGTGTTCTAAAAAATTTCGGGCAAAGACTTCATCTTTTTTAATGGCCTTTTGTAATAGTTCCACCGATTCAAATTTCTCTTCGTCTCTAATATGGGTTATGAACTCTATTCGGATTTCTTTTTCATATAGGTCCCCGTCAAAGTCGAGAAAAAATGTTTCAACGGTCTTTTGCTTTCCACCTACCGTAGGATTGGTGCCAATACTGGTAATTCCGTAGACAATGGCGCCGTCGATTTCAGCAAAAACAACATAAACTCCATTTTTGGGAATAAGTTTGTAGGTCTCATGAATATGGAGGTTAGCAGTCGGAAATTGTAAGGTTTTACCAATGCCTCTACCGTTCACCACGGTTCCTGTGAGCATAAAGGGATATCCCAAATATCTGTTGGCGGTACTTATGTCCCCTTCCTTTAGTGCGTTTCTGATCTTGGTAGAACTTACTGCCACCTCATCCAGTTCCTGAGCATTGATCTCTTCTACCTCAAAATGATAGGTCTTACCGAATTCACGCAGGTCTTCGATATCTGCATTTCGGTTGCGGCCAAAGCGGTGATCGTATCCAATAATGATCTTTTTGGCCTTAAGCGTATTTACAAGAATATCTCTAACAAACTCCAGCGCAGTAAGCCGTGAAAAAGCCATGGTAAACGGATGGATGACCAAATGGTCCAATCCGGTCTTTTGCAGAAGCTCTTTCTTTTCGGCAATGGTATTGATAAGTTTTATACTGTTATCCTGCTGCAACACCATACGCGGATGTGGGAAGAATGTGAGCACCACCGAATCCAGGTCTTCCTTTTGAGCAGTGGAAGTAAGTTTTTTTAAAATAGCCCTATGTCCAATATGAACGCCGTCAAAGGTTCCAATGGTCACCACACTGTGACGCTCATTTTTGTAGGATGAAGCAGCGGTGTGTTCCTTCATCTTATTTGCCGTTAAAGGTATTCATGGTGATATGTATTCCTGCAAGCCCAAAGGACTCGATGATCTCACAACTTTTTTCCAATC is from Constantimarinum furrinae and encodes:
- a CDS encoding bifunctional riboflavin kinase/FAD synthetase, whose protein sequence is MKEHTAASSYKNERHSVVTIGTFDGVHIGHRAILKKLTSTAQKEDLDSVVLTFFPHPRMVLQQDNSIKLINTIAEKKELLQKTGLDHLVIHPFTMAFSRLTALEFVRDILVNTLKAKKIIIGYDHRFGRNRNADIEDLREFGKTYHFEVEEINAQELDEVAVSSTKIRNALKEGDISTANRYLGYPFMLTGTVVNGRGIGKTLQFPTANLHIHETYKLIPKNGVYVVFAEIDGAIVYGITSIGTNPTVGGKQKTVETFFLDFDGDLYEKEIRIEFITHIRDEEKFESVELLQKAIKKDEVFARNFLEHLE
- a CDS encoding HTTM domain-containing protein — its product is MNKFLFKHIDNTGLVLFRIAFGALIAIEGFGAIATGWVRRTLVEPQFTFNFIGFDFLQPLPGSGMYWYFALMGLFGVFVMLGYRYRFSMACYALMWTCVYLMQKTSYNNHYYLMMLLCWLMVFLPAHRWFSLDALRNSNIKSPSMPRWVLLVLILQVWIVYTYASVAKIYPDWLNASVAELFMRGKSDYWLIGEFLQLNWVHWCIAYVGLLFDLLIVPLMLWKRTRLIGFIVSIFFHLFNSVVFQIGIFPYMSIAFALFFFSPQLLQKRFLPKKTLYTAGEIIVPNYRNALIAIFSVYFIVQIALPLRHWFFQDDVLWTEEGHRLSWRMMLRAKSGIATYWVVDKATQKRTRYDHNKLLTAKQRRGVKNKPDMLWQLAQRIKQAEAKEGRDVEVYVDSKVRVNGGPYFQYIDPKVDLAAEKWQHFKHHDWIMPSPKDYQKKEENKAK